A window of Fibrobacter sp. UBA4297 genomic DNA:
TTCTCCGGCGGTACGAGCGGTCTCTCCATCGGCCACGCTTCTCCGGAAGCCGCCAACAAGGGTAACATCGGCCTCGTGCACACGGGCGACGTCATCGAAATTGACATCCCGAACCGCACCATCAACGTGGAACTCACCGACGAAGAACTTGCCGCCCGCCGTCAGGAAATGGAATCCCGTGGCGCCAAGGCATGGAAGCCGGAAAACCGCGACCGCGTCGTGTCCAAGGCATTGCAGGCATACGCAGCCATGGCATCAAGTGCTGATAAAGGTGCTGTCAGAGACCTGTCTCTGATTGGCATTAAGTAAGCCATGCGTTAATGTTCTTTCAGTGAGCTGGAGTCGCCGATATTAATCGGCGATGGAGGCGAGAGGCGGCGAGGTATCGCAGTGTAAATTGCAATCGAGCCGCCGGTCGTCACATGGTGCAGTCAGAGACTTGTCTCTGATTGGAATTAAATAAGGGCATCTCCTTTTTATACAAAAAACGGCACCGCGCAGGTGCCGTTTTTTCATCCATACAAATTTTCTAAACCAAACTACACGACAGTCAGAATGTCCGAGAATCCCGTCACCTCAAAAATTTCCTTGATTTCATCGCAGACATTCTTGATGATCATCTTGCCTTGCTTGTTCATAATCTTCTGGGCAGAAAGCAACACGCGCAATCCCGCCGAAGAAATATACGTCAGCTTGGC
This region includes:
- a CDS encoding dihydroxy-acid dehydratase, coding for FSGGTSGLSIGHASPEAANKGNIGLVHTGDVIEIDIPNRTINVELTDEELAARRQEMESRGAKAWKPENRDRVVSKALQAYAAMASSADKGAVRDLSLIGIK
- a CDS encoding STAS domain-containing protein, coding for MKIEKNVDGSNTSFALEGRLDTMTAPLLESEIQGKLDGVSDLEFDFAKLTYISSAGLRVLLSAQKIMNKQGKMIIKNVCDEIKEIFEVTGFSDILTVV